The genomic DNA TAATTGTGGGCAAGGACATCTGAGGTGGGTGTAGGGACCACTTGTTTGACATTGCCTGGGTAGACATAACTGTTTCTCACTGGCTACCTCCAGCATCTCCAGGTCTTGTCTAAAGAGTCACATGTAAGCAGTTGAAGAGCCACTGAGATGTCAGCCTAAAGGAAGCTACCCTCCAGCAGCCTAGGGACATACATGTCTCTGCCCTTGCCCAAAGCACAGGATCAAAGCAGCTGTAGAGATATGGGGTGCAATAGTGCCAAGGGATGAACCAATGTGGGaagtgggagaaggaaaagaagagggacCCTTCTTTAAACTACCTGTGCTTCAGCTGGAAAGCCATATGagggagctctgggtttgactgagagaccctgcctcaaagaataaggtagaggagcaatcaaggaagattcCTGACCTCAACTTCAGCCCTCCACATTGCATACACACGTGTACAAGTGCACagacacgcacacatacacacacatacacacacacacacacacatacccacacacacacaaacaccacacacacacacatacacaccacacacacacaccacacacacaaacacaccacacacacacaaacaccacacacacaccacacacacaccacacacacacacatacacacaacacatacacacacatacacatacacacacacatgcacaaacaccacacacatacacacacaccacacacacacaaacaccacacacacacacactcacatacactacacaaacacacatatacacatgtgcatgtgcacacacacacaccacacaccacacacacacatacacaccacacacacatacacaccacacacacaccacacacacacaaacaccacacacacacaaacaccacacacacacaaacaccacacacacacacatacacaccacacacacacattcacatacaccacacaaacacacatatacatatgtgtatgtgtacacacacacaccacacaccacacaccacacacacacatacacaccacatacacacaccacacacacacaaacaccacacacatacatacacacacatacacacacaccacacaccacacaaacacacatacacacaccacacacacacaaacaccacacacacacacaccacacacacacacatacgcatacacacacaaacaccacacacacatacacacatacacacacacaaacaccacacacacacatacacgccacacacacacacatacatgccacatacacacaccacacacacacaaacaccacacacataccacacacacatacacacacacatacacacacatacacatacacacacacatacacacatacccacacacactcaaacaccacacacacacaaacaccacacataccacacacacatacatacacacatacacacacatacacacacacatacacatacacacacatatacacacatacccccccacacacaaacactacacacacacacaaacaccacacatacccacacacacaaacaccacacacacacatacacaccacatacacacaccacacacacacaaacaccacacacacacaccacacacacacacatacacacacatacacacacacaaacaccacacacacacacacatacacacatacccacacacacacaaacaccaaacacacacacaaacaccacacacacacacaaacaccacacatacccacacacacacacaaacaccacacacacacacacaaacaccacatacacacaaacaccacacacacacacatatacacaccacatacacacaccacacacacacatacacacacaggcacaaacaccacacacatacacacaccacaccacacacacacacacacatacacacacacacacaaacagcacacacacaaacaccacacacacacaaacaaacactacacacacatacacacacacaaacagcacacacacacacacaaacaccacacacacacaaacactacacacacacacaaacaccacacacacaacacatacatgtgcatgtgctcacacgcacacatacacacacacacacacacacacacacacaccacaaaaagggaaaacaagatatttgtTCATCCCACACACGTTCCACACAACCACCATCCTAGACTGGGCTCTGAGGCTGCTTCTACTGCTTACCACCAGTGTCACTAGTAGGTATGAGAACAGCAGCTGTTAGGAATGACAGCGCCCATCATTGAGCTCAGTTTCAAATGGGGAAGTGTATTCTCCTTGACTCTGAGAATTAGGGGCTCCCTAAATAAAGTAAGCATGATAAAAAAAATGGGTCCTCCAGAAAGGGACTGAGTGAAGAAAGCCCATGCCTAAGGCTACAGTAACTTCCCTGGGGACACCTAGGGAGCCCATGATGACAGGGAACAGAGAGCCCCAACCCACGACATTGTTCCTTCCCCCCTCCATCTGCTGGAGGTGGATATTTTTATGAGAATGACGCTCTGCCTACAGCACTAAGGGGGCATTTAAAGGTGGGTATTTTAAAGTTTCCAATAAGAAAGATATTCtgggactagaaaaaaaatggttcaaCAATTAAAGGCAATGGCTGCGCTATCCTAGAACCTGGGTTTCATTGCCAGCATTCATAATGTGCCTGCCACATCTGcctataaatccagttccaggaaatccaacaccctcttctggcctccttggacactgAGAGCATGTGGTATACACAAAGACAGGCTGGCACACACATATTCTAAATAAGATACCTAAGAAGATGAGGCAGGCGACATGGAAGAATTAAGCTGGAACCCACCTGGACACCTCCTCCCTAAGGACGAGCTCTCCGGGTAGGGGGCAAAGCTATGCAAGATGCTAAGGAAGAAAACCaatcaacagtcctacccagctacaGCTACACCTATGAACAATCGCAAAGGCTAGAATGGCAAGATCTCCCTAGAGTTGACATTGTGCCTCTTTTGTCATGGTTGTAAGCAACAACCATCTAAGGCTTGCTCAGGaggaaggaattcatgcctggtagtGTAAACCTGGCCTGCGATTTGTGACTGGTGAGGCCATGCATGGGCCctagaagagaacctactactgaCATCACACTATAGCAATATAAtcctaactgtattctaaatacttattcttATCCCCACATATAAGTGTAGCCCTCTCCCCATATATAGAAGCTTCTCCTTGCAGTAGATAGAAACTATTACAGAAAGTcccaactgatcaaaatgcaaatatatatatatatatatatatatatatatatatatatatatatatatcaaccaCTTtacctaaggctcaaggaacatctcagaagaagggacagaaagattctaagatcCAGAGAACCAGGATAGGAGGCTGCAAGACAGTCTTTTATATGTGACAGGGAAACTGCACCcaggaaatctcaacaatatggttgcctaaataaGACCTTAAAAATGACAAcaccggggctggagagatggctgtgcagttaagagcactagcagctcttctaaaagacccaggttcaattcccagcacctacatggcagctcatgactgtctgtaactccagttccaaggaatctggcaccctcacacagacaaatgtgcaggcaaaacaccaatgcacataaaataaaagtaaatagtttttttttaatccataaggcctttgtttaaaaaaaatacaacacacTGGCATATCAACATGGGTAGGGGAATTCTCACAAGGCTCCACACACAGaagaagagctacaggcaattgatggttggggggagagggagaatcgGTCTTCTCCAAGGATGAGACTCCACCCCCAGGAGGTTAGCAGACCCTAGGAAGCCAACTCTAAACACTTAtgaacaacactaaatgaacCCAGCAGGCTGTGTTTAcaaatttatgtatatacatatatgtgtatacatacacacacagagatagatagatagatagatagatagatagatagatagatagatagatagatagataattaaagaataagagacCAAGAGAAACATGGGAAGAGTTGGATGAGGAGGGGAAGAGTTGCTGATGTAAATACAAGgctcatatgaaattctcaaaaactaaattataaaaagaaagatgttCTGGGAGAGTTGGGGAGTGAAGTTTCTCTCAGATCCTGGCTCGAGTCaggctcctccatctttccacacaggtagaaaagaaaagccataaaAAGGACAGTGGGAAGATGGACAGAGGGCAGGGGGCTTGTtgtgcaagcgtgaggacctgaattcaaattctcagcacccatgtaaaagccaggcatggcaaagccaggcatggcagcacgaACATGGAACCTCAAAGCTGTGGTATGGGGACAGCAGCagccctggggctccctggccagccaatctagctaaaacagaagccccaggttcagtgggagaccctgtctccaaatacaaAGGTGAAGAACTGACTAAGGAAGATATCCaaatgtcaacctctggtctccacctcaTGACCTTACAAGCAAGTGCACCATCacgcatgtgtgtacatgcatgcacacacacaagcacacggaAACAGCTCACTCCCTGATCTACACCAGGTAGCCATGTTTCGTTTGgtacaaagaagacagaaaaaccgCACATCCTGCTGGGACCCTCCCTTGCTACTTCCAGGCAACAGGCGTGCAGAAGCACAAAGCCACATTCACCCCAGGCCTGAGGGACTTGTGACAATGGCCACAAACAAGCTACTGCCAAGGCCACTTCAGCAAAGCTGCACACGGCCACCGCAGGAGATTCCAAGGGTAGACCTTTCAGATCGTCTTTTATCATTTCTGATGGAAATCATTCTGGAGGGCTTTACACCGCTCCTGCCCTCTTTAGCACATTTAACAGAACTCAGTGCACGGAACATAGGCACTACCACCATGCAGCAGAGTAACCACCGATGGCTATGAAGAGTATAGTTGTACAACCTCAGAGGGCCACCCACACAGTCGTCtggtttttacatttctttccctGGTTTCCTAAAGGTCACAATCCTTTTCTACCCATAGGCTTACCAACCATCTGTGACTGGCGTCTGCCGCATGGAGGGGCTGAGCAGGTGGTGGGAGCTGTTTGATCCAGTCCTGAAGAACTGGGGTTTCGTGTAATCATTCCGTGTTcaacagttttctgttttttcctccactcctccctcagTTTCTAGCGCTTTCGGTCCTGCAGCCCACCAGGAACCCACCCATCTCCCTCCAGCTTCCAAATGTGTCCCTGGCCTTGACTGTGCCGGAAATGCATTGTTAAATCACCTTGTAGGAAGCTCTGAGCTCCACCACATGGTCCCCCTAGAGCCCAGTGTCAAGGTCTTGCAGCAgtttgcttcctttcctttttcatctGTGGGAAGATCCTTGGCATTTCTACTTCAGATGTTTAGCCGAAGTCTCTGATCACAGGCTGCAATGCAGCCCTTACACACTGACTGTTTTAAGCACTTGGGTGTGCAGTGTGTTAGGCAATAGTTTTAGGGACTCCCTTGACAAATTAGGGAACtcttatttgcttgctttttttctattttgcctCATCTGCTTTGTTCTAACCTAAATTTCCTAGTACAAACTTAGCCCTGGTTGATAAATGTTTCCCAGTGTCTTGGATGCTTCTGCTGAGTTACTAGTCTGACATGCCTGGGAGCTCTCTGAGACACAAGACGAGCCTGTCACCTCCCCTCAGCTATGTCCACCACTTTCAAAATAGACTTGAGGGCTTCCCACAAGGTTAAGTCTAGAGTGGTGATCAATGCCTGTGCCAATGCCACAAGTCACTTTCTTGTCTCTTCCAGCTGCACTGTTCCCTGCTGCCCACCGGCCAAAGAGGTCCTTGTCATTGCCATTGAATCCAATCCTGCAGACCTCCCTGGAGGATGTGGAACTCCTCTATGAGGTAAGCAAAGGGAAAGCCATTGACCTAAGTCACATACATCTTCTCCCTTTTTCTGAGAATGGTCTGCCTGGGCCCGTGGACTTGAATGGTCTGTCTGTAGCAGGGAATAACCTAGACTCGTTCCTGGAGGTGATGAAATCTGGCCTATACCAAAGTATGGGACTCCTGGGACCACCTCACCTTTTCCATGTGTCCTGATATAAATGGCCGTATTCGGAGTTCAGTCCAGGCATAAGGAAAGGTGGGATTTGTCTCATGGGGCCACTACCACACCAAGGCAAAATCTTCAGGCATCACTCATCAGTTGTGTCCTGGCAAAGCCACATTGGGACCCAGGCATTATCATGTCTCTGAGGCTTTGCCTGCTGTTCAGAGATGCTGTCTGGCTGTCCCACTAACTCACCTAAGTTTCTAGAAGCCTGTACTACCAGAAGGGCTTCCTTCTTCCACTTACACCTGCTTCCCTGAGACTCCCCTCCTCTAAACCACCAGGTGAGTCTCTGGAGGTCACTTGGTTCAGGTCAGTGCTAGAAGCTTTAACTTCCAAGTTTGGACTTCTATCCTTTTGTCAAGAGTCTCTGAGCCTGATTCTTAACTGTTACATGGAGTTTAAGTGTGATACCAGAAAGTCTCTTCCAGCTTTGACACCGGTGACACAGTGAAGCCAGCGAGGAGATTTCAAACCCGGCCCTGGGCAGCAAACTGCCATGCATGGCCTCTACCAAGCCTTAAAAACGGGAGTCACAAATCAATGGTTCAGAAAAACAGCAGTGTCACGGAaggcagaggagagcagagagagaggaggacattTTAAGAAGTGGAGTCTTTCCATTCTTGGAGTATTTACTAGATTCCTCATGGAACAGGGCAGGGATGAAGATGATAGACACAGCCCCTATTGTTGGAAGCCCGTGAGATAGGACATCTCTGTATCCCAACAACCCCAGCACAACCCTCTGCAGTCTTGAAATTCCCAACTTCTGGTTACGATTTTATCTGTGATGATCAGTTTATACTTCAGAAGGTCTTCAGTGGGtaagagggaaaagagaagataGGATCAGTGAACTAAATGATGACACTGACACCGGGCACCATGTCACATGTGCCTATATTTGTCTTGTGTGCTTCTCCTGCTATCCCAATGGAGTAGATACTGCAACTGATCATGTTACAGAAAAGTGAGGTTCAGAGAGGTTAATGAGGAAGGTCAGAGCTGGGGCCCAGGTCCCTTGGATTCTAAGCTCTTTCTACAGCTCCCTCCCTACCTTAACAATACCTTAACAATACCCGGCTTTGTGTTTTTCCTTATCCCACCTTTCTCCACAGCTCTTGCTGGCTGAAATCGACATCAGCCCAGACCTGAAGATCTCCATCAAGGATGAGGAGCTAGCTTCACTGAGGAAGGCTTTGAACTTCCACTCTATCTGCAATAATATAATCCCCAAGAACATCCCAGATATCCGCAGGCTGAGCACCAGCCTGGCCAACTACCCTGGAATCCTCAAGAAAGAAGACTTTGAAAGGACAGCACTGACTCTGGCTTATGCGGCCTACAGAACAGCCCTGTCTGAAGGGCATCAGAAGGACATCTGGGCCCAGTCCCTCATTAGCCTTTTCCAGGCCCTGAGGCATGACTTAATGCGGTCCTCAGGCCCTGGAATGTCTTCCTGAGAGACTGGCCTATGCCAGGACCATGAAGCAGGGACAAGCACACATAGTCTTCCAGAACATTCATCCTCTATGTACAGAGACCATGAAGAAAATATGTACTGCCCACACAGAATAGCAAAGATAAATGAGTCATCCCAATACTCTTTCATTTCTTGTTGTTTTCTGACAGACATCTCTGAACTACGATATAATGTTATCTAAGCTAAAAGAAAGGACTAGATTGGTCTTTCAAGATACATCCAGAGGTCAACTGGTCTACCTGGTAATGAGCAGAAGTCTAagatatacttacacacacacacaagagtacAGACTGAGGGTGGAGTCTGGGCATAGCAGGAAGACAGTGGTCAGATTCCTTTGGCTCTAAGGAACCTGTGTTGAATGAATATTTTCTGGCAGGTTCTATGATAAATACTAAAAAGGCAGAGATACACTCAAATAAATACACTGTTAGCCAAGAAAGACGTACTTTGTTTTCCTCAAAGCCATGGAGAAGCATCAGTCAAAAAGCCAGTAATGTGGTGACAAATGGCTTGACTCATCTTTTCTGAAGTTATtatgaaacagaagaaataggAAGGGCCCATGGAAGTGCTAGAAGTCAGTCCACCCACGCCCTGTCATTTGAACATGGAAGCCAAGCTAAAGCACCTAGTGCCCTCCTAGCGAAAGAGGTGGTAACACCATGCTCGTCTGTCCTAAAATGCTATGGTGTTGTCAGAGATTTTGGTGCTCCTGATAAAAATCACTTTCAGATGTCTTATTGTTTACTTCCAAATGatgaactttttattttcaaaatgcttGTTCAACATCTAttcattatttatattaaataattacTAATTAATTAAATGGTATGTATGCAATGTCTTCCACCCTTGTTTGATATCTAAATTATTTAGGACAGTCTAATAAAGGAGGCAGAAGACTCTCAGGTCCCTTCTACTCATGAAATGACTGTAGTCATCTAGTAACTGTGAGGTTCTATGGGGAGGGACCTGTGTCTGTGGAGTCCCTGCCCCCTCTATCTCACACACAAGACCCAGACAAGCCCTGTCCACCCTGTGTGGGGTCCTGGGGTTATCCTCTGTCCCCTGACATCCAGGTCATTAAAGTATACTTTTCACTGTGATGCATACACTTACTCCTGACAGCTATCCTTCTTGAGTGGCCGGGCCCAAAATAAGCCAGGCTTCTTAACATGTGCTGAGACATAGGTGATGACCTGTGTGGGAAGTGAAGCACCTGGGCCCTAGACAGCTTTGCCCCAGAACAAAGAACTATCTTTTTTCTCCTCCTGGGCTTCAGCGGGATTCTGGGACCTACACTGCAGAGAGTCTGATATTTGAACGAGGGCATCTGCTGGGTGACATTCCGGAAAAGGTATTTTACAATCTCCTCT from Cricetulus griseus strain 17A/GY chromosome 1 unlocalized genomic scaffold, alternate assembly CriGri-PICRH-1.0 chr1_0, whole genome shotgun sequence includes the following:
- the Fam180a gene encoding protein FAM180A; translated protein: MPWKALMLLLLFSSTEATESRRWNRAALFPAAHRPKRSLSLPLNPILQTSLEDVELLYELLLAEIDISPDLKISIKDEELASLRKALNFHSICNNIIPKNIPDIRRLSTSLANYPGILKKEDFERTALTLAYAAYRTALSEGHQKDIWAQSLISLFQALRHDLMRSSGPGMSS